A section of the Macadamia integrifolia cultivar HAES 741 chromosome 9, SCU_Mint_v3, whole genome shotgun sequence genome encodes:
- the LOC122089908 gene encoding O-glucosyltransferase rumi homolog: MHKDNMLTKRRVVFCFSILLFYIIGGLKLDSVLKYTSNYRTSEISGSSTKILKNTLDCSTANLTQICSASSQLITTSKTEDKDDSESPVCPEYFRWIHENLKPWKEKGIERENVEVIENRAFFRLLVLNGRVYWKKYRDVPRSQSRDLYTIWGILQLLRRYPGKLPDLDIMFNCGDRPVITSGPYYGPKARIPPALFHYCGDDRSFDIVFPDWSFWGWPEINVKPWDSLVEDLREGNERTNWNERKPYAYWKGNPSMSKSRLELLKCNVTDKQEWNARLFVQDWLQEIKQGFKGSNLANQCTHRYKIYIEGIAWSVSMKYILACDSVTMLVNPKNYDFITRALIPMRHYWPVKDDEDKCRSIKNGVDWGNHHTQEAKAIGKAASKFILEDLKMDYVYDYMFHLLNEYGNLLKYKPTVPEGATEICLETLACPVNGLKKEYLLESMVKEASDKKPCTMPPPFDPSALQAILKEKEDSIHEVETWKKKYWDNQSQ; the protein is encoded by the exons atgcACAAGGATAACATGTTGACCAAAAGAAGAGTGGTCTTTTGCTTCTCCATCCTCCTCTTT TACATCATAGGAGGCTTAAAGCTGGACTCAGTACTAAAGTACACAAGTAATTATAGAACTTCAGAAATTTCAGGGAGTTCCACAAAGATACTCAAAAACACACTGGACTGCTCAACTGCAAATCTCACACAGATATGTTCAGCAAGTTCTCAGTTGATTACGACATCGAAAACTGAAGATAAAGATGATTCAGAGTCTCCAGTATGCCCGGAGTATTTTCGTTGGATCCATGAAAATTTAAAGCcatggaaagaaaaaggaatagaAAGGGAGAATGTAGAGGTGATTGAAAATAGAGCATTCTTCAGGCTTCTTGTTCTAAATGGGAGGGTCTACTGGAAGAAATATAGAGATGTGCCCAGATCTCAATCCAGAGACCTGTATACTATTTGGGGGATTCTACAACTGTTGAGGAGGTACCCAGGAAAGCTGCCAGACTTGGATATAATGTTCAATTGTGGTGATAGACCTGTGATCACATCAGGACCTTACTATGGACCCAAAGCCAGGATCCCACCAGCCTTATTTCACTACTGTGGGGATGATAGGTCCTTTGATATTGTTTTCCCTGATTGGTCCTTCTGGGGTTG GCCAGAGATAAACGTAAAGCCATGGGACTCTTTGGTGGAAGACTTAAGGGAAGGGAATGAAAGAACTAATTGGAATGAAAGGAAACCTTATGCCTACTGGAAAGGGAATCCGTCCATGTCCAAGAGCAGGCTAGAGCTCCTGAAATGCAATGTCACAGATAAACAAGAATGGAATGCTCGCCTCTTTGTCCAG GATTGGCTCCAAGAAATCAAACAAGGTTTCAAGGGATCAAATCTAGCAAATCAGTGCACTCACAG ATACAAGATCTACATTGAAGGGATAGCATGGTCTGTTAGTATGAAATACATTCTAGCTTGTGATTCAGTGACAATGCTTGTGAACCCTAAAAACTATGATTTCATCACCAGAGCCTTGATACCTATGCGCCATTATTGGCCAGTGAAGGATGATGAAGATAAGTGCAGGTCTATTAAGAATGGTGTAGATTGGGGAAACCATCACACACAAGAG GCTAAGGCCATTGGTAAGGCGGCAAGTAAGTTCATACTAGAGGATTTGAAGATGGATTATGTGTATGACTACATGTTTCACTTGTTGAATGAGTATGGTAATCTCTTGAAGTACAAACCCACAGTACCTGAAGGGGCTACTGAGATTTGTTTAGAGACATTGGCATGCCCtgtaaatggattgaagaaggAGTATCTGTTGGAGTCCATGGTGAAGGAAGCTTCAGATAAGAAACCCTGTACCATGCCACCTCCTTTTGATCCTTCAGCTCTTCAAGCAATtcttaaggaaaaagaagattcCATTCATGAAGTGGAGAcatggaagaaaaaatattgGGACAATCAGAGTCAGTAG
- the LOC122089909 gene encoding 60S ribosomal protein L30-like: MVTAKKTKKTHESINNRLALVMKSGKYTLGYKTVLKSLRSSKGKLIIIANNCPPLRKSEIEYYAMLSKVGVHHFNGNNVDLGTACGKYYRVCCLSIIDPGDSDIIKSIPGDQ; the protein is encoded by the exons ATGGTGACAGCGAAGAAGACT AAGAAGACTCATGAGAGCATCAACAACCGGCTCGCTCTCGTTATGAAGAGCGGGAAGTACACCCTTGGGTATAAGACCGTTCTCAAATCTCTAAGGAGTTCCAAAG GGAAGCTAATCATCATTGCGAACAACTGCCCTCCTCTTAGAAAATCAGAAATAGAGTACTACGCAATGTTGTCAAAAGTTGGAGTTCATCACTTTAACGGAA ACAACGTTGATCTGGGTACTGCTTGTGGTAAATACTATCGGGTCTGCTGCCTCAGTATTATTGATCCAG GTGATTCTGATATTATCAAGAGCATACCTGGTGATCAGTGA
- the LOC122088012 gene encoding uncharacterized protein LOC122088012 — protein sequence MGSFSAEDLSTIGGIATVSLLHSFIPTHWLPFSIVGRAQNWTLSRTLLVTAFGAVLHVISTALLGITAITMANTIAGEETVHKLASLLLMVLGGSYILLFLLGKGGHSHAHNHPMEKMAVAGLVLVPALSPCATTLPVFLAVGNSSSMMVLAIIVLLFSTITVMTSLVALSFYGASQLKFHWVERYDKLLVGSVLCLVGILTLIFHHHDHDGHGDSIGHHTHRKIIGL from the exons ATGGGGAGTTTCAGTGCCGAGGATCTGTCTACTATTGGAGGAATCGCTACTGTTTCTCTTCTGCATTCCTTTATCCCTACGCATTGGCTGCCATTCTCGATCGTGGGTCGAGCACAGAATTGGACACTTTCGAGGACTCTTCTTGTTA CTGCATTTGGAGCAGTTTTACATGTAATCTCAACTGCACTCCTTGGCATAACAGCAATAACCATGGCAAACACCATTGCTGGGGAGGAAACAGTACATAAACTTGCTTCACTGTTACTCATGGTTCTTGGGGGCAGCTACATTCTTTTGTTTCTGCTTGGCAAAGGTGGTCACAGTCATGCGCACAACCACCCCATGGAAAAAATGGCTGTTGCTGGACTAGTCCTTGTTCCTGCCCTTTCTCCCTGTGCAACTACACTTCCAGTGTTTCTTGCTGTTGGAAACTCATCGTCCATGATGGTGCTTGCTATCATAGTGCTTCTTTTCAG CACTATTACAGTGATGACCTCACTTGTTGCGCTCTCATTCTACGGTGCCAGCCAGCTCAAGTTCCATTGGGTAGAACGATATGACAAGCTTCTTGTAGGTTCTGTGCTGTGCCTGGTGGGAATTCTGACGCTCATCTTTCACCATCACGACCATGATGGCCATGGGGATTCTATTGGACATCATACGCATAGAAAGATTATTGGATTatga
- the LOC122088379 gene encoding ADP-glucose phosphorylase, which translates to MASSRNPEIRKDTVFNRWVIFSPARAKRPSDFKSKSPANPNNNASKCPFCAGNEHECAPEIFRIPRDFTSDWKIRVIENLYPALSRDERQQQQLQNPKPNAHNQCTLSGFGFHDVVIETPTHTVQLFDLSATEIGEVLLAYKERIKQLECHESIKYVQVFKNYGASAGASLSHSHSQIIALPIIPPSVSIRLDSMKEYFDRTGKCSLCEIQPEELLIKQSTHFISVVPFAASFPFEIWIIPNDHLSHFHELDDEKTVDFGGLLKLMLLKLSRQLNDPPFNFMIHTSPLHAGVSQLPYSHWFLQIVPQLTTSAGFEMATGCNINPVFPEDAAKVLREVNVLM; encoded by the exons ATGGCATCAAGTCGAAATCCTGAAATCAGGAAGGATACAGTGTTTAACCGTTGGGTCATCTTCTCTCCTGCCAGAGCAAAAAGGCCTTCCGACTTCAAATCCAAATCCCCTGCTAATCCTAACAATAATGCATCGAAGTGCCCTTTTTGTGCTGGTAATGAACATGAATGTGCACCAGAGATCTTTAGGATCCCTAGAGACTTTACATCCGATTGGAAGATCAGAGTCATTGAAAACCTCTATCCAGCACTCAGCAGGGATGAAAGACAACAGCAACagcttcaaaaccctaaacccaatgcCCATAACCAGTGCACTTTAAGTGGATTTGGATTTCATGACGTGGTCATTGAAACTCCCACCCATACCGTTCAATTGTTCGATCTCTCTGCCACAGAAATTGGTGAGGTTCTTCTTGCTTACAAGGAGAGGATTAAACAGCTTGAGTGCCACGAATCAATAAAATATGTTCAG GTGTTCAAGAATTATGGTGCATCAGCTGGAGCATCTCTTAGTCATTCTCACAGTCAGATCATTGCTCTTCCTATCATTCCTCCCTCTGTTTCTATCCGGCTTGACAGTATGAAGGAGTATTTTGATAGGACAGGAAAATGTAGCCTCTGTGAGATTCAACCtgaggaacttttaatcaagcAGTCAACCCACTTCATTTCAGTGGTTCCATTTGCAGCTTCATTTCCGTTTGAGATCTGGATCATTCCCAATGATCATTTGTCTCATTTCCATGAACTAGATGATGAGAAG ACAGTAGATTTTGGGGGACTATTGAAGCTAATGCTGTTGAAGCTATCACGTCAGTTGAACGACCCGCCATTCAACTTCATGATTcacacttctccacttcatgCTGGAGTCTCTCAACTTCCCTACTCCCACTGGTTCCTTCAGATTGTGCCTCAACTAACCACTAGTGCTGGTTTTGAGATGGCAACTGGGTGTAACATAAATCCTGTTTTTCCTGAGGATGCTGCAAAAGTTCTGAGAGAAGTAAATGTCCTGATGTAG